TTAGGTTGAGGTTAAGATGGTCGAGAGTCGAAAAATGGTCAAGGGTCTAGAGTCAAGGGTCTAGAGTCGAGGGTCTTATTTTTTCGTCCCTTGTCTCTTGTCCCTTGACCCTTGTCCCTTTTTTCGTCCCTTGTCCTTCGATCCTCGTCCCTTGACCTTTCGTGAAAGGGATAGGACGTTGATTGCCACCGTACGGGCGAAAAATCTTTCGCTACCTACATTCAAGGGAAATATGAGCGTCAGTGATAATGAGATGAAGCATCCCCGTTTACGAGCCATTTCGTTAGGGATTTTATGCATGGCGATCCTGGCGGCAGTCACGCCCGTCAGCGATCTTTTGATACAGGGCACATGGATCGCCGCCTGCCATCTGCCTATCGGTGCTGTATTCATGCTCTCCATCTTTCTCCTGCTCCGTCCTTTCACACGACGTCTCCTCAGCAGCGATGATCTCATAACCATCTACGTCCTAATGCTTGTGGGGGCTGGCATACCGTCACTGGGCCTTTCGGCCTATCTGATTCCCATCCTTGCCGCTCCCATCTATTATGCCACGCCCGAAAATGAGTGGTCCTCCCTCTTCTTCCAACATATCCCTTCCTGGCTGGCGATGATGGACGAGCGCTCCGCACGCTTCTTCTATGAGGGTCTTCCGGGCGGAACCGTTGTCCCGTGGAGGATCTGGATCAAACCGCTTGCGATGTGGAGCATATTCGCCCTGGCGATGTTCGCCGTGATGTACTCCCTCTGTGTGATCCTGCGCCGACAGTGGGTGGAGAGGGAGAGGTTGATCTTCCCCCTGGTTCAACTCCCGCTGGAGATGATCGGGACGGAGAACGACTCGACCTTCTTTCGAAATGGGCTGATGTGGATGGGATTCGGTATACCGTTTTTGATTCACGCCTGGAACGGACTGCACTTTCATCTCCCCATCCTACCTGAGATCAGGCTCTTTTACGATCTGGGCCGATACCTGACGGAGAAACCCTGGAACATAATCCGTCCCCTGTGGGCGATCGTCCATTTCAGCGTGATAGGCTTTGTATATCTCCTGCCGACGGATCTCTCTTTCAGCCTCTGGTTTTTCTATTTCGCCTTCCACGCCCAGTCGGTGATCGGAGTGGTGATGGGCAAGCGGATAAGAAACGTGACCGGATATGCGGTCAAGGACTTCGCCGCATATCAGATGGCCGGCGCGCTTGCCACCTTCGTGATATTGGCCCTCTGGCGGGCGAGGGGAAATCTCAGGGCGATTTTCAGAAAGGCGTTTCTGAACGATCCAAAGGTGGACGATTCCCACGAGCCGCTTCCCTTCCGATGGGCGGTTCTGATGCTGATGTTCGGACTGCTGACGATGATAGTCTGGAGCGTGATAGCAGGTGTGAGCTGGGGATGGATAACCGCCGTTTTGGTGATATTCGCCTTCACGTTGATCGGCATGACCAGGATGGTCTCAGAAGGGGGATTGCTGTTCATACAGACCCCCTATCGGCCGTTGGATCTGATTTCGCCTCTGACCGGTACAGCGCGTATACCGCCCGCCTCCCTCACCGTTCTGGCCTTTCAGGAGATGATCTTCATGTTCGATATCCGATCCATGCCGATGCCGAGCATGATGGATTCCTTTAAGCTCACGGAAAGGCCGCTCTTCAACAGACGGAGGTTGTCCCTGTCGATCCTGCTATCCACACTGGTGGCGATGGGGGTTTCATACGTCTCGGTGATGTGGATCTGCTATCGTTATGGAGGGATAAACCTGAGCAGATGGTTCTGCGTGGGAGCGCCTCAGCTGCCGTTCCGCCGGCTGAGCGCGATGCTCATCAATCCCGAGGAGCCTAACGGCGCGTATGTGGCCTATATGGGAATTGGAGCGGCTGTGATGTTGGGTCTTTCGATCATGCGTCAGAGGTTTTTGTGGTGGCCCTTTCATCCCTTGGGTTACGCCATGGGGCCGAGCTGGCCGATGATACAGCTATGGTTTTCCATATTGATCGGCTGGGCGGCGAAATCCGTTATCATGCGCTATGGCGGCATTCGAAGCTACCGCACATATAGACCGCTCTTTTTGGGAATGGTGTTGGGGGAGTTCATCTCGGGCGGTGTGTGGCTGATCATAGATTTCCTCGCCGGCAAGGAAGGCCACAGGATATTTCTCTTCTGACTTGACCGGAGAGGTCTCAGGTGTTATATTCTTATGTGGAGATTAAAGCGTTAGGGAGGAGATATAGATGAGGATAAGAGGTTTCGGGAGGTTCTTCTGGGTTTTCACCTCAGTTCTCGCCGTAGCGATTATAGCCGGTTGCGCCGCCCAGTCGCAGCTCAAAAGGGCGGATAACCTCGTTGAGATGGGTAGATATGATGATGCTATTAAGCTCTACCAGCAGATAATCAAGACCAATCCCAAATCGGATGATGCCCGAAAGGCCAAGTTGGAGATCGGTGATATCTACTTCAAGAGGATGAAGAAGATCGAAGAAGGGCTGAAGATCTATCGGGAGTTAGCACAGGAGTATCCGGGAACTGAGGAGGGAAGCGAAGCGCTGTGGAACGTCGCGGGATACTACTATAAGCAGGGAGATTACGATAAAGCGGTGGAGAATTTCAGAAAGATAGTCAAGAACTTCTCCAAGACCAAGAGGGCAGGTAACGCCCAATATATGATCGCGAAATGCTATGAGCAGAAGGCGAAAAAGCTGGAGAAGGCCGGTGCGAACACGGATGAGATCGAAGCTGCATACTCAAAGGCGGCAGAGGAGTACGGTAAATTGCCCCAGCTATTCCCAAATCATCCCCAAATCCCCCAGGCACTGAGGAACAGGGGGAACATTCTGGAGAGGCTAAACCGCACCGATGAGGCGGTCGAGGCCTACAAACAGCTCGTGCAGAACTATAAGGGAAGCCCTGAGACGAAAGCGGTGCTCGATGAGGTGGCGCAAAAGCTGAAACAGATGGGGGTGCAGGTGGACCTCGCTGAGAGGAAAAAGCTCTCCTCCGAAAGAAGCTTACGGCAGGCGATGGAGGAGAGACGGAAGAAACTGCGACAGCAGAGATTGCTGCGCGACGTCCCTCCGGATCAGCGGGACATAATCCTGGGCAAGAAAACCGGAGCGGGATCCAAAACGGGTGGCACGCAAGGTCAAGGCCCCGTTTTCCACTCCAGTTTCGGCGTCGATCCGGATGAATTGATGAACCAGGTGGGATTCTCCATAGACAGCCAAGGGACGCTATATGACGCCATGTTCATGTTCGCCAACATGTATTATAACGAGGGCAGATTCAAGGAGGCGGGCGCGCTTTACGAGCGATCGATCAGCCTGGGTGAGAAAAACCCGCAGGCCTTTGTCAGATTGGCCATGTGCTACAAGCACGAAGGCATGGAGGATAAGGCGAGGGAGATGCTCACCAAGGCCGCGAGGAGAGACCTGAAGGTCGTCGACGTTATGATCCTCACAGGGCAGCGCAGATATGAAAACGAGGAATACGATAAGGCGCTGGATATCTTCAACTTCCTGATCGGGCTGTCCAAGGCGAAAGATCCTGACGTCTACTACAACATCGGCCTGACCTACAGGAAGATGAAGCAGGACGATAAGGCTGTGGAGGCGTTTGAGAAGGCGGTGGCGCAGAGGCCGAATTTCAAGGATGCCCTTCAACATCTGGCGGAGCTCTACTACTACAAGATAGGCGATAGGGAGCTAGGGCTGGCCTTCAGCGATGCCGCCGGCGATAAGTCCTATGCCTATAAACCGCAGAAGGCGCTGGGCGATCTCTGTTTTAAATATGGAAGCTACAATTGGGCGAGGGTGAAGTATAAAACCGCCGCCAGATTGGCTCCGTCGCCTGAGCAGAAACTGGTGATGGAGGTGATGGCCGCCGTCGCCGCCGCCAGAAGGGGCGATCTGCAGACAGCACAGAAGGAGATAAACGATCTAGCCGGACAAAACCCGGATGCTGCCGCCATCCATTATGGCAAAGGCGAGATAGCCATGGCGCAGAACGACCTTCAAACAGCGGCCGCCGAGTTTAAAAAGGCACTTGAGATCGATCCGGCCCTCTCCTACGCCGCCGCCGCGCTCGGAGATCTGTACATCAAACAGGGTCAGAAGGACGAAGCGGTTAAACTTTGGAACTCCTTCCTCCAGAAAAACCCGAAGGCTAGGTTGATCAAATGGAAGCTGAAGAAACTCAGCGAGGAGAAACCGGAAACCGGGAAAACAGAGGCCAAGACCCAAACCGAATCGGAAACCACCAAATAGGGCGGATCTCAAATCCGCCCTTTATCAATCTATCCATCCTCCCCCCACGAGAACATCCCCGTCATAGAAAACAGCGGCCTGCCCGGGCGTAACGGCTCCGTGGGGCTGTTCATAGATCACCTTCGCCCTGTCCTCCTCGATCTGCTCCACTAAACCGGGTCTACCCGGGTCTTTATACCTCACCTTTATGCTTACCCTTATAGGTCGATCGATTTTATCAATGCTTATCAGATTTAATCCCGAGACGGTGAACTCTCTCACCATCAGCTCCTCTCTCGTTCCGATTATCAGGGCGTTGCGGTCGGGATCTATCCTCACCACATACATCGGCCTTCCGAGGGAGATGCCGAGCCCTTTACGCTGGCCGACGGTGAAGAACTGAATTCCCGGATGCCTCCCCACCACTTTCCCATCGACGGTGATTATCGGGCCGGGTTTGATCTCATCCGGCATGCGCTCTTTGAGGAATCTGACGTAGTCGTTATCCGATATGAAGCACAGATCCTGGCTTTCCGGCTTGGAAGCTGTCTTCAACCCTAATCTGTCGGCGATCCGCCTGACCTCAGATTTCCTCATGTTCCCCAGGGGGAGGATGATATGTTTTAGCTGATCCTGCTTCAGCGAGAACAGGGCGTAAGACTGATCCTTATCCGGATCGATTCCCCTCTTCAGGATGAACCTCCCGGAGGAGCGATCGAACTCCACGCGGGCGTAATGGCCTGTGGCGACGTAATCTATACCCAATCCCCTCGCCATCTGAAGAAGCCTGCCGAACTTTAACCTCTCGTTGCATATGACGCAGGGATTAGGTGTCCTGCCGCGAGAGTATTCCCTGCAGAAGTAATCGATGATCTCCCTGGAGAAGATCTCCTCGAAGTTGAGGACATAGAAGGGAATACCAAGCTGTGAGGCGACCCTTCGAGCATTCTCCACCCCATCAAGCGAGCAACAGGTCGGGTGTGTTGATTCGGACGGTCCGGCCGAATCGTGATATCCCAGACGCATGGTGACACCCACGACCTGATATCCCTGTTCCTTCAAAACGGCCGCGGCGACGGAGCTATCGACCCCGCCGCTCATGGCGACCATCACCCGCTTTGCCATCCGGCGATCCCCCTTACAGCGATCGAAACCTCTCGACGGTCCATATCGGCTTGATAGAAACCACAAGAGACGAGAGTCGAGAGACAAGGGTCAAAAGATAAGAAAGACTCTTGACTCTGGACTCTCGACCCTCGACTAAAGTGTTACCTTAATTTCCCAGCGGAATGAGAACCGTCCCGGAACAAGTTTATCCTCTTGATCACTAGCAGCAATCTACAGTTCATTTTAGCGGATTCAGGAGGGAGAATCAAGGATGGGATATCGATCCGCCTCTAATACTGATAAACCTTCACCTTATCTCCGACGAACAGTTTATCCTTGTGCTGCGGGGTTAGCAGTTGGACCTCAGTTGTGTATTTGTAGACCTGTATGACCTTGATCTTAGCCAGGATAAACCTCTCATCGGGGTTATCCGGTATCTCCTTCATCATAACCAACTCCGCGTTCGGGAGAGCACCTTCGAATATGTTGAGTAGGAGCTTATCGCCCGATATGTTGAGGATATGTATTTCATCCAATCTCTTTTCCTTCTCCTCAGGCGGCATGAGGAGATCGTTTTCAAGTATAGGCCTATCGTATGAGGTTATAACGCATCTGGCTGAGAAAGTTCGTATGGTGACAGCGGCGACCTCCACCTCCCCCACCCTCTCCAGCCAGCTTATCCTGCGTTTGGTGACGGGGTGGATCACGTTCATCCGTCTGAAAACCCATAGTTTTGTCCCCGGCTTGATCCATTTGACACCGTCCGAGGTCAGATCGGCGTAAAGATAGCTTTGCGTCCGCGAGACGCTTCTGACGAGATTGCGCGTCCGCTGTCTGAGGATGTCTCCGACCTGTATCGGTCTGAGTGAGTTTATAACTCTTCCCATCGAGAATCTATCCTGGACCTCCTCCACTAAGATCCCAGCCGCCCTGACTTCTCTCTCATACTCCTCACCCGTTTGGGGATTCTTCATCCTCTCCGTCTGATAGACGTCCATTACCTCTCCAGGTAGTATCCCTGCTTCCCGTCCTCTATCTATCGTCACCGATTGATCCTTTATGGCGGCTATCCGGCCATCGATCTGGGCTGATGAGATAAGGATCGACAAAATTGCTATCGCGCTCCAAACCATCTTACACCCCCTATCTTCACGATCACTCCCATATCGTCTTCACCTTCAGTGGCTATCAACGCCGATATCTTGGAATTAGACGGTCCCATCTGGTGTCTCAGCAGATATCCCACGACGATCGCTCCTGCCAGGATCGCTGAAACCCTCGCCTTTGTTATCTCCCTGTTATAAGCGTTTCTATATCGAGATATATCCTCCGGATCTCTGGCTGAGGCGTATCTATCGTATTGGACGCTCGCCGAGTGATTGAAGTAGAGGGCAGCGACGGTGAGAAACAATCCGCCTCCGTAAGCCCACCACCGAGTTGAGCTTGAGGCGCGGGAGGTCCTTCCTCTGACCTCCTCCTTCGGTTTTGCCTGTGGGATGGCTATCGCCGCTTCACGTATCGGAGTTACCTCAGCCATATCACCGATCTGTATTCTCTCGCCCCTGGCTTTGCTGATGACCTTAAGCCTGGAGGCATAATCATAGGTTTCCTCGACTTCACATCGTGCTACGCTAACCCTCAAGCCGCTGACCATTCGATAGATCTCGAATCTCATGCCTTTCCTCACCCCGTCCATATATCCCATATCCACATACACCCTATCGCCGTCTATCAGTATCACATATCTCTTATTTTCCTGAGCATATGTGGCAAGGGCAAGGAACAGGGCGATTAAAATCAGAATAAGCTTAGTTGCCCCTTTCACCTTCCATCTCCTCCCTCAATCTCGTGAGTTCCTCCATGAATTTCTCCGGGAACCCATCATCTGAAGGGTCAAGCTTTAAATCGGAATCCAGATTTTCAAGTGCCGAAACGGCTTCGGAATATCGTCCTAGGTAAAATCTGGATTCAGCAAGTATCAGGTACCCTCTCTCGAGCGGTTTATCGGCGAATATGAGTTTTGGTTTACCCTCAGAGAACATGGAGATTAGCTTCTCAGCGTTCGATTCCGCCCTCTCATAGTCCCCTACCGCCAATGCAGCCGCCGCCAATCCTAGAAGGGCGTCAGGTAAATCATTCTGGTTCTGAAGGGCGAGGCTGAACTCTGCAATGGCGATGATCGGATCACCTGATAACAGATTGCTCCATCCTATTCCGGCATGTCCCAGGGCAAAGGTGGGATCGATCTCCACGCTCTTCTGGAACCCCCCCAATGCCCCTTTGAAATCCCCCGAGTTGAATCTGTCTAGGCCATAGGCGAAGTATGCCTCCCCGGGCGATCCAGCTTCAGGATCAAACGGATTATTAAGCTCTTTTCCGCATGAGGAAACCATCAGAACAACCATGACGATCAAAGCCCATCTCATATCTTTCATCGTCTCACCGCCAATTTACGCGAGATAACTTTTCCGATCCCATCAAGCGTCAGGATATAAACCCCATTCGCCACCTTCTCGCCGGAGCGGTCTCTGAGGTCCCAAACTGCCTCATGACCGTTCTCCGTCGTGTTAAACCTCTCGCTCTCCAGCGAGGCGATGAGCTTACCCGAGAGGGTGAACACCTTCACGCTGAATCTGTATGCGGCGAATCCGGGCACGACGGCTATGATCTTCACCGAATCGCCGCTCACCGGATTAGGAAAGACATCGAGCGAAGGGATGATCTTCCCCCCTGAGGAGCTATCGCCTCGGACGGATATGAGTTTGTCGAGATCGATCTCCACCTCATCCGTCTTGATGTTTCCGTTGACATCCTTCGCTGAGACACTGATCTTCACCCGCCCTGAAGCCTTTTGAGGAAGGATGAGCACCCCGCTCCATATCCTATCGGAGATCCGTTCCATCTTCACTTTTATCCCATCCTCAAGATTGGGCTCAACGGAAGGGGAGGAGATGAGGTTATTCGAAGGGATAACCGTTATGCGCAGCAGGTTCGGATTGACCGGATTAGGCGTGACGAACACTTTGAGAGATAGGGGTTGGCTGTTATTTCCTGAACTTCCTCCCGTAACGTTCACCTTCATCTCCGCTGAAGCGGTATTCCCATCCGGATCGACCGCTTCGATCGTCAGGTTCTCCCCCCCACTCCAATCACTGGGCGCCGTTAGGGTTAAGATGCCCGTCTCGTTGAGATTCACGTATACCTTGCTATTCCCCTTTACGGAGAGCTTAAGGGAATCGAAGGGCGTATCTTCATCCGAGATATATTTCCTCAGGTCGATCTCCATCGATTCGCCCTGTTTCAAGTTCACCTCCGGAAGCTGTGATATCTTTGGGGGTAAGGCGGCGTTCGGATCGTATACCCTGACCTTAACCTTAGCCTCAGCGCTGTTCCCATCCGGATCGGTTGCGACGAAGGTTATAATCTCCTCGCCGGTCCAATCGGGATTTAGAGGCGATATGGTAACGATATGGGTATCGGGATTCACGTCCACTTTGAGCATCTTCGCCCCTTTTACCTGCCAGCTTATGAGCTCCGGGAGGCCGTCCGGATCGGTCACATGCTCGTCCAGATCTATCGATGAGTCGGAGCCTCCTTTGGGGATGGATATATCGGAAAATCCGCTCAGTATAGGAGGTTTTCCGACCTGTTTCGGGGAGATCGTAACGGATAACTCCGTCTCATCCGAGTTGCCGTCGGGATCTGTTGCGGTGAAGGTGATATTCTCCGTGCCAGTTACTCCTTCAGGCGCATGTATCATCACTTTATGGTTGTTCGAATCGATGACCACGATCAGATTTTTATACCCCGACGCCCTCCAGGATATCTCATCCAAGGGGGTGTCAGGATCGGAGACGTAATCGTCCAGATCCAACGATACGTCTGTCTGGCCCTCAACGAGCGATAACGGCGGTATCGGTTTGACGACGGGCGGGGTGATAACCCTAACCTTCAGCGTCTTGCTTGAGGAGTTGCCATCCCCATCGGTGGCCACGAGTTTGATCTCCTCCGTGCCGAACCAATTCGATGAGGCGGTGAGGGTCAGGAGGTGGTCCTCGCCTATCGATACGACCAGATGGGACGGATCATACCCTTCCGCATGCCACTTGATCTTCTGTGGCGGTGTCTGATCGTCGGAGACGTAATCATCCAGATCGAAGGCCACGAGCACATCCCCCTGCTTCAGCTTCTGCTCCGGGAGATCAGATATCGTCGGGGGTTTAGGCCGATAGGCGGTGACGGTGATGGTCTTTTCGGCCGAGTTTCCATCCGGATCGGTGGCGGTAAAGGTGATCCGTTCCGACGCCTCCTTCGTAGCTGTAAAGCGTGCGACGTTCTGAGGTGTGATCTCGACCGTTATGATGCTGTTGCCGTGAAACGACCATCTTATCTTATCCGAGGAGGTATCCATATCGGAGACATACTTGTTCAGATCCAGTTCTGCATGTCCCACCTTGAGGCTGAAGCTCACATCGGGCATATCGGATAGAACCGGCGGCAGGCTGTTGGGTATGATTTCGACCGTGCAATCATCCGAGGCGGAATGTCCCTCCGGATCGGTTGCCCTGAATGTCACTTTCTCCTTGCCAACCCACCCGTTCAACGATGAAAAGGTGACCTCATGGGTGATCGGGTCTATGTTCACCAGCACGTTGACGTTTCCCACACAACTCCACTCTATCTTATCCGGAGGCGTATCGCTATCGACGACATAATCGTCCAGGTCTATCCTCACGCTCATATATGACCCGTCGCTTTTGGCTATCACGTCCGGGATATCAAGCACCCTGGGGAAAGTGTCAGGAAGGATGGTGATCGTGCAGGAGTCGGAGGCCGAATATCCATCCGCATCCGTGGCTGTGAAGGTCAAGGTCTCCTGCCCCGTCCATCCGTCATTCGGCGAGATATACGCCTTGTTATCGGGTGTGATGTTTACCACGACGTTCCCCGCACCTGAGAAGCTCCATTTTATCCCCTTGAGATCGGGATCATCGTAGTCCACG
This genomic interval from Candidatus Poribacteria bacterium contains the following:
- the mnmA gene encoding tRNA 2-thiouridine(34) synthase MnmA — translated: MAKRVMVAMSGGVDSSVAAAVLKEQGYQVVGVTMRLGYHDSAGPSESTHPTCCSLDGVENARRVASQLGIPFYVLNFEEIFSREIIDYFCREYSRGRTPNPCVICNERLKFGRLLQMARGLGIDYVATGHYARVEFDRSSGRFILKRGIDPDKDQSYALFSLKQDQLKHIILPLGNMRKSEVRRIADRLGLKTASKPESQDLCFISDNDYVRFLKERMPDEIKPGPIITVDGKVVGRHPGIQFFTVGQRKGLGISLGRPMYVVRIDPDRNALIIGTREELMVREFTVSGLNLISIDKIDRPIRVSIKVRYKDPGRPGLVEQIEEDRAKVIYEQPHGAVTPGQAAVFYDGDVLVGGGWID
- a CDS encoding tetratricopeptide repeat protein, whose protein sequence is MKDMRWALIVMVVLMVSSCGKELNNPFDPEAGSPGEAYFAYGLDRFNSGDFKGALGGFQKSVEIDPTFALGHAGIGWSNLLSGDPIIAIAEFSLALQNQNDLPDALLGLAAAALAVGDYERAESNAEKLISMFSEGKPKLIFADKPLERGYLILAESRFYLGRYSEAVSALENLDSDLKLDPSDDGFPEKFMEELTRLREEMEGERGN
- a CDS encoding T9SS type A sorting domain-containing protein, with the protein product MGVKCLGRIYLISILILSAGWGWAASITFLEKTTGSNSLSLSVGDRVEVQLKLSAGGAKLTGISLFISYDPSFIEVEDADPKTPGLQPVEATSLLNWMIFSNEIKDDVIDFSMATLMKDKSFSGEGVIGVIHLKALRPVGSTVIRLETDAARHMDSRFTFLDQNGEMKTAPFLGMNKLTITVRGLLLKQIGDLTITNDGKIYQISLADFMIDPDSPPPGLKWEVSGNKHVKVDLDLDKHLASLSCEDKWFGVEEITFTAIDPQGNRASTSASVTVKSPPRIKDIPDITFIIGERRYINLNRYVVDYDDPDLKGIKWSFSGAGNVVVNITPDNKAYISPNDGWTGQETLTFTATDADGYSASDSCTITILPDTFPRVLDIPDVIAKSDGSYMSVRIDLDDYVVDSDTPPDKIEWSCVGNVNVLVNIDPITHEVTFSSLNGWVGKEKVTFRATDPEGHSASDDCTVEIIPNSLPPVLSDMPDVSFSLKVGHAELDLNKYVSDMDTSSDKIRWSFHGNSIITVEITPQNVARFTATKEASERITFTATDPDGNSAEKTITVTAYRPKPPTISDLPEQKLKQGDVLVAFDLDDYVSDDQTPPQKIKWHAEGYDPSHLVVSIGEDHLLTLTASSNWFGTEEIKLVATDGDGNSSSKTLKVRVITPPVVKPIPPLSLVEGQTDVSLDLDDYVSDPDTPLDEISWRASGYKNLIVVIDSNNHKVMIHAPEGVTGTENITFTATDPDGNSDETELSVTISPKQVGKPPILSGFSDISIPKGGSDSSIDLDEHVTDPDGLPELISWQVKGAKMLKVDVNPDTHIVTISPLNPDWTGEEIITFVATDPDGNSAEAKVKVRVYDPNAALPPKISQLPEVNLKQGESMEIDLRKYISDEDTPFDSLKLSVKGNSKVYVNLNETGILTLTAPSDWSGGENLTIEAVDPDGNTASAEMKVNVTGGSSGNNSQPLSLKVFVTPNPVNPNLLRITVIPSNNLISSPSVEPNLEDGIKVKMERISDRIWSGVLILPQKASGRVKISVSAKDVNGNIKTDEVEIDLDKLISVRGDSSSGGKIIPSLDVFPNPVSGDSVKIIAVVPGFAAYRFSVKVFTLSGKLIASLESERFNTTENGHEAVWDLRDRSGEKVANGVYILTLDGIGKVISRKLAVRR
- a CDS encoding tetratricopeptide repeat protein, with the protein product MRIRGFGRFFWVFTSVLAVAIIAGCAAQSQLKRADNLVEMGRYDDAIKLYQQIIKTNPKSDDARKAKLEIGDIYFKRMKKIEEGLKIYRELAQEYPGTEEGSEALWNVAGYYYKQGDYDKAVENFRKIVKNFSKTKRAGNAQYMIAKCYEQKAKKLEKAGANTDEIEAAYSKAAEEYGKLPQLFPNHPQIPQALRNRGNILERLNRTDEAVEAYKQLVQNYKGSPETKAVLDEVAQKLKQMGVQVDLAERKKLSSERSLRQAMEERRKKLRQQRLLRDVPPDQRDIILGKKTGAGSKTGGTQGQGPVFHSSFGVDPDELMNQVGFSIDSQGTLYDAMFMFANMYYNEGRFKEAGALYERSISLGEKNPQAFVRLAMCYKHEGMEDKAREMLTKAARRDLKVVDVMILTGQRRYENEEYDKALDIFNFLIGLSKAKDPDVYYNIGLTYRKMKQDDKAVEAFEKAVAQRPNFKDALQHLAELYYYKIGDRELGLAFSDAAGDKSYAYKPQKALGDLCFKYGSYNWARVKYKTAARLAPSPEQKLVMEVMAAVAAARRGDLQTAQKEINDLAGQNPDAAAIHYGKGEIAMAQNDLQTAAAEFKKALEIDPALSYAAAALGDLYIKQGQKDEAVKLWNSFLQKNPKARLIKWKLKKLSEEKPETGKTEAKTQTESETTK